In Streptomyces sp. NBC_01551, one DNA window encodes the following:
- a CDS encoding BTAD domain-containing putative transcriptional regulator translates to MQFRLLGPMEVVDNDRTVVLGGTKQRATLGFLLLQPNKVVATSRLLNALWGVDEAPVTARKILQNAVYGLRGVLSSAHGAGNPAGAALLTQPPGYMMRVDPERVDLHLFHSWVAQGRDKLAKGHPEAAASLLRDALALWRGPALADLVERGVEWHELAAVQNTRLDVLEDYFEAQLACGRHHEVLSELETTVRAEPLRERSCAQLMLALYRCGRQADALGVYSRVRAVVVEDLGLEPGRGLQRLQQRILTQDPALALGRAPARYAPPPYGAKGEGGAREHVTLAAPVRDTPAPVHLPRPAAAQQPTWAGSEEPGADAAQPRASTERRQVSVVSVRTRIAPSLGSGVDRELDDLLDGAALLVKEQIERFGGTVTASIGSVSLGLFGLDDPHEDDARQAVLAALAIRDVLDVPAGAGSETARSTVHAAVTTGEVLLRRRGRERAPTAVGAVLDESQALLCDVPAGEVRVSDAVRRASERAVRYRRCDAPTVSWHALGASAGGADGAESAEQAVELDVLRGLVKRTRHRAVPHLVTVLGESGTGKSRLLGEFGRWVAEQPDAPLVLSARAPEGGGAMPLAVPGRLLAAYCGIRPEDDEATALAALEREVRALYLSARTVEQRLPRLRALIASGGADVHGGADVRGSADVRGSAEYPGRADGRSEAPSPEEVLDVWREFLLEAAQRRPLVLCVDDLHHVPDAALDAVGELADSAGAGPLFVVACAGPELLARRPSWAGGKSHTTTVTLDRPERITNEQLVEFLLSAARSEGSRGPGGRDTRTPAPVRERPRGSGHSPVIKSGSCTSVRDYRQGTGAGNSRW, encoded by the coding sequence ATGCAGTTCCGATTGCTGGGTCCGATGGAAGTGGTCGACAACGACAGGACGGTGGTGCTCGGCGGCACCAAGCAGCGCGCCACGCTCGGCTTCCTGCTTCTCCAGCCGAACAAGGTGGTGGCCACCAGCCGCCTGCTGAACGCCCTGTGGGGGGTGGACGAAGCCCCCGTGACGGCACGCAAGATCCTGCAGAACGCGGTCTACGGCCTGCGCGGCGTGCTGTCGTCCGCACACGGCGCGGGCAACCCGGCGGGCGCGGCGCTGCTGACCCAGCCGCCCGGCTACATGATGCGGGTCGATCCGGAGCGGGTGGACCTGCACCTCTTCCACAGCTGGGTCGCCCAGGGCCGGGACAAGCTGGCCAAGGGCCACCCGGAGGCGGCGGCGTCGCTGCTGCGCGACGCGCTGGCGCTGTGGCGCGGGCCCGCCCTCGCCGACCTGGTGGAGCGGGGGGTCGAGTGGCACGAACTGGCCGCGGTGCAGAACACCCGCCTGGACGTGCTGGAGGACTACTTCGAGGCGCAGTTGGCCTGCGGCCGCCACCACGAGGTCCTCTCGGAGCTGGAGACCACGGTGCGGGCCGAGCCGCTGCGGGAGCGCTCGTGCGCCCAGCTGATGCTCGCCCTGTACCGGTGCGGCCGACAGGCCGACGCGCTCGGCGTCTACAGCCGCGTACGGGCCGTGGTCGTCGAGGACCTGGGCCTTGAGCCGGGCCGCGGTCTGCAGCGGCTCCAGCAGCGGATCCTCACCCAGGACCCGGCGCTCGCCCTCGGCCGCGCGCCGGCCCGGTACGCCCCGCCCCCGTACGGGGCGAAGGGTGAGGGCGGCGCCCGGGAGCACGTCACGCTCGCCGCGCCGGTACGCGACACTCCGGCTCCGGTGCACCTCCCGCGTCCGGCCGCCGCGCAGCAGCCGACGTGGGCCGGGAGCGAGGAGCCGGGCGCCGACGCGGCGCAGCCGCGCGCGAGCACCGAGCGCCGCCAGGTCAGTGTCGTCTCCGTGCGCACCCGTATCGCGCCCTCGCTCGGCAGCGGCGTCGACCGGGAACTCGACGACCTCCTCGACGGGGCCGCGCTGCTCGTCAAGGAGCAGATCGAGCGCTTCGGCGGCACCGTGACCGCCTCCATCGGCTCGGTGTCCCTGGGCCTGTTCGGGCTCGACGACCCGCACGAGGACGACGCGCGCCAGGCCGTTCTCGCGGCCCTCGCGATCCGCGACGTCCTCGACGTTCCGGCGGGAGCGGGCTCCGAGACCGCCCGGTCGACGGTGCACGCCGCGGTGACGACGGGCGAGGTGCTGCTGCGTCGGCGCGGCCGGGAGCGGGCGCCGACCGCCGTCGGAGCGGTCCTCGACGAGTCCCAGGCGCTGCTGTGCGACGTGCCCGCGGGCGAGGTGCGGGTCAGCGACGCCGTCCGCCGCGCGAGCGAACGCGCCGTCCGCTACCGCCGTTGTGACGCGCCGACCGTGAGCTGGCACGCGCTGGGGGCGAGCGCCGGCGGGGCCGACGGCGCGGAGTCCGCCGAGCAGGCGGTCGAACTCGACGTCCTGCGCGGCCTGGTGAAGCGCACCCGGCACCGCGCCGTGCCCCATCTGGTCACGGTCCTCGGCGAGAGCGGCACCGGGAAGAGCCGGCTGCTGGGCGAGTTCGGGCGCTGGGTCGCCGAGCAGCCGGACGCGCCCCTCGTCCTGAGCGCACGCGCCCCCGAAGGCGGCGGCGCCATGCCGCTGGCGGTGCCGGGCCGGCTCCTCGCGGCGTACTGCGGCATCAGGCCCGAGGACGACGAGGCCACCGCGCTGGCCGCCCTGGAGCGCGAGGTACGCGCCCTCTACCTCTCCGCGCGGACGGTGGAGCAGCGGCTGCCCCGGCTGCGGGCCCTCATCGCCAGCGGTGGCGCCGACGTCCACGGTGGCGCCGATGTTCGCGGCAGCGCTGATGTTCGCGGCAGCGCCGAATACCCCGGCCGCGCCGACGGCCGCTCCGAGGCGCCGAGCCCGGAGGAAGTCCTCGACGTATGGCGGGAGTTCCTGCTGGAGGCCGCGCAGCGGCGCCCCCTGGTGCTGTGCGTCGACGACCTGCACCACGTCCCGGACGCGGCCCTGGACGCCGTCGGGGAACTGGCGGACTCCGCCGGTGCCGGGCCGCTGTTCGTGGTCGCCTGCGCCGGGCCCGAGCTGCTGGCTCGCAGGCCGTCCTGGGCCGGCGGCAAGAGCCACACCACGACGGTCACGCTGGACCGGCCCGAGCGGATCACCAATGAGCAGCTGGTCGAGTTCCTGCTCTCCGCGGCCCGCAGCGAAGGGTCGCGGGGCCCCGGCGGCCGTGACACGAGAACGCCCGCCCCCGTGCGGGAAAGGCCGAGGGGAAGCGGTCATTCCCCGGTAATCAAATCGGGGTCTTGTACGTCCGTTCGCGATTACCGGCAGGGGACCGGGGCGGGGAACTCGCGCTGGTAG
- a CDS encoding thioesterase II family protein translates to MGSEWFRRFAPPGGNSASASRATLVCFPHAGGAASAYLPLARALAPGVGILAAQYPGRQDRRSERPVADIGELADSLAAEVSRELRGTYAFFGHSMGALLAYETARRLRDLGVAGPVRLFLSGRGAPTLHPGRHDRMSTDADVLAAVRRLGGTTPAVLDDPELRQMVMPALRADYRAIGAYAWREGEPLDVPFSVYVGDSDPVVSVAQASAWRDFTTAPTSLDVFPGGHFYLDGQLPALARAVAGALTGDLTAVDLPLPRT, encoded by the coding sequence ATGGGCAGCGAGTGGTTTCGCAGGTTCGCTCCTCCCGGAGGGAACTCCGCCTCCGCGAGCCGGGCCACGCTGGTGTGCTTTCCCCACGCGGGCGGCGCGGCCAGCGCCTACCTGCCGCTGGCCCGCGCGCTCGCGCCCGGCGTCGGGATCCTCGCCGCGCAGTATCCCGGCCGTCAGGACCGCAGGAGCGAGCGGCCGGTCGCCGACATCGGGGAGCTCGCCGACTCCCTCGCCGCCGAGGTGAGCCGCGAACTGCGCGGCACGTACGCCTTCTTCGGGCACAGCATGGGCGCCCTCCTCGCCTACGAGACCGCCCGCCGGCTCAGGGATCTCGGCGTCGCCGGGCCCGTCCGGCTGTTCCTGTCCGGCAGGGGAGCCCCGACGCTCCACCCCGGCCGGCACGACCGGATGTCCACGGACGCCGACGTGCTGGCGGCGGTGCGCCGGCTCGGCGGGACCACGCCGGCCGTCCTGGACGACCCGGAGCTGCGGCAGATGGTCATGCCCGCCCTACGCGCCGACTACCGGGCGATCGGGGCGTACGCGTGGCGGGAAGGGGAGCCGCTGGACGTCCCGTTCAGCGTGTACGTCGGCGACAGCGACCCGGTGGTGAGCGTGGCCCAGGCGTCCGCCTGGCGGGACTTCACCACCGCGCCGACCAGCCTCGACGTCTTCCCCGGCGGCCACTTCTACCTGGACGGGCAGCTGCCCGCGCTGGCCAGGGCAGTGGCCGGGGCGCTCACCGGGGACCTGACGGCCGTCGATCTGCCCCTTCCCCGAACCTGA
- a CDS encoding ScbR family autoregulator-binding transcription factor produces MARQHRALRTRQELIRSAAEAFDRVGYGEASIATISSRAGVSNGALHFHFKNKKALGEAVELVAAQVLLHVTGQVPLRHPAPLQLLIDTSHTLARTLRDDPVLRAGFGLGCDRTWHSVVNLWEHWQDWVQLMLTVARDQGSLEPGVAIEDAVFTIAAVCAGFDVLNRTGVEWEARRAVTRFWRLMLPQLSTEAAREHLSPEGSGAAACARGEGWSGYRDMAGICGNPAYC; encoded by the coding sequence ATGGCCAGGCAGCACCGTGCCCTTCGCACTCGCCAGGAACTGATCCGCTCGGCCGCCGAGGCGTTCGACCGCGTCGGCTACGGCGAGGCGTCCATCGCCACGATCAGTTCCCGGGCCGGTGTGAGCAACGGAGCGCTGCACTTCCACTTCAAGAACAAGAAGGCGCTCGGGGAAGCGGTCGAACTGGTCGCGGCCCAGGTGCTGCTGCACGTCACCGGGCAGGTGCCGCTGCGCCACCCCGCCCCGCTCCAGCTCCTCATCGACACCTCGCACACCCTCGCCCGCACCCTGCGCGACGACCCGGTGCTGCGCGCGGGGTTCGGCCTCGGCTGCGACCGGACCTGGCACAGCGTCGTCAACCTGTGGGAGCACTGGCAGGACTGGGTCCAGCTGATGCTCACCGTGGCCAGGGACCAGGGCAGCCTCGAACCGGGCGTGGCGATCGAGGACGCCGTGTTCACCATCGCGGCCGTGTGCGCCGGTTTCGACGTCCTGAACCGCACCGGCGTGGAGTGGGAGGCGCGGCGCGCCGTCACGCGCTTCTGGCGGCTGATGCTGCCCCAGTTGTCGACCGAGGCGGCGCGGGAGCACCTGAGCCCCGAGGGGAGCGGCGCGGCGGCGTGTGCCCGGGGCGAGGGGTGGTCCGGCTACCGGGACATGGCGGGGATCTGCGGGAATCCCGCCTACTGCTGA